A region of the Blastopirellula marina genome:
GCGCACTCTTCTGGTGCAGCCGATTGCAGTTGTTGATCAAGATCGTCCAGAGCCACGTCCGAAAGCTGTAGCGCGAATCATACGTATTTAGCCACCGAAAGGCGTTCAAGAACGTCTGCTGGACGGCGTCTTCCGCTTCCTGCTGGCGTCCGAGTCGGCTCATCGCCAGACGCAGCAG
Encoded here:
- a CDS encoding RNA polymerase sigma factor gives rise to the protein MLSRSMTTTPDRPPTDGELLTAVLSGQREKFAEIVRRYQTPLLRLAMSRLGRQQEAEDAVQQTFLNAFRWLNTYDSRYSFRTWLWTILINNCNRLHQKSA